A portion of the Pseudobacteriovorax antillogorgiicola genome contains these proteins:
- a CDS encoding fatty acid desaturase family protein translates to MIESQKQAIQNCAARRINRRFAGEIAALSKLKPRRSFQAILFDWVVILVSAGLASYIDHLLGYIIAILLIASRQHALFVLTHEGAHKLIHSKLFINDTISNVFCAFPLFVRTESYRNHHRSHHQFLNTDRDPDWVRKIARSEWQFPQTTLNFSKNLGKYILGYGFVEVCFFILGLNKVSKPYRTAKIAFAAAYYTSALAMLLYFDLFFEFTIFWLIPYAYLLPLLNRVRSIAEHFGLGQNSIFTQSRTIIPPRLEAFFFAPHHVNYHLDHHLVAAVPFYNLPKLHQHFRSFADYRNHAHINDSYSNFGKNSLLTDILKGKAVLNEVY, encoded by the coding sequence GTGATTGAGAGTCAGAAACAAGCTATTCAAAACTGTGCCGCTCGCCGCATCAACCGCCGATTTGCAGGTGAAATCGCAGCGCTTTCGAAGCTTAAGCCGAGAAGATCTTTCCAAGCGATTTTGTTTGATTGGGTTGTCATACTAGTTAGTGCAGGCTTAGCAAGCTACATAGATCATCTGCTTGGCTATATTATTGCCATTCTTCTCATAGCATCACGACAACATGCTCTCTTTGTTCTTACACACGAGGGAGCTCACAAGCTCATTCATTCTAAGCTCTTCATCAACGATACTATTAGCAACGTTTTCTGTGCGTTTCCACTTTTCGTCCGTACCGAATCATATCGAAATCATCACAGATCGCATCATCAGTTTCTGAATACGGATCGCGATCCAGATTGGGTTCGCAAGATAGCCCGCTCAGAGTGGCAATTTCCACAGACGACTCTGAATTTTTCGAAGAATCTTGGGAAATACATTCTTGGTTATGGCTTTGTTGAGGTTTGCTTCTTTATTCTAGGCTTGAATAAAGTGAGTAAACCCTATCGCACTGCCAAGATAGCCTTTGCCGCAGCCTATTATACCTCAGCTCTTGCTATGCTACTTTACTTTGACCTGTTCTTCGAATTTACCATCTTCTGGCTTATTCCCTATGCCTATCTCCTACCTTTACTAAATCGAGTTAGGAGCATAGCTGAGCATTTCGGCTTGGGGCAAAACTCCATTTTCACTCAATCTCGAACGATTATTCCGCCTAGACTTGAAGCTTTTTTCTTTGCCCCCCATCATGTCAACTACCACCTTGATCATCACTTGGTCGCTGCGGTGCCATTCTACAATCTACCCAAGCTCCATCAGCACTTTAGAAGTTTTGCAGACTATCGAAATCACGCCCACATCAATGATAGCTACAGCAATTTTGGCAAGAATAGTCTATTGACAGATATTTTAAAGGGCAAAGCAGTTCTCAACGAAGTTTACTGA
- a CDS encoding iron-containing redox enzyme family protein yields the protein MSLTLPSPLQEQYKFEHDRLTSIVKQYPWESVEAYSQYLGQSYFYAKRSTRILALASACFDHDKTALHYRFLDHAREEKGHEILLINDLRTLGKSIDDIQEFPETSVFYQNLFYWIQNKNPIGLFGWVLNLEGFAIEDGDYIYNRVVDAHGKKAATFLKVHSSEDIEHIQSAVAFFDKLNDDEITMIGDNFSQCSILFNAILQKIISRSHGANAKA from the coding sequence ATGAGCTTAACATTGCCGTCACCCCTTCAAGAACAGTACAAGTTTGAGCACGACCGCCTCACTAGCATTGTGAAACAATATCCTTGGGAATCCGTGGAGGCGTATTCTCAGTATCTGGGCCAATCCTATTTCTATGCAAAACGCTCGACTAGAATCCTCGCTCTAGCCAGTGCTTGTTTTGATCATGATAAAACGGCCCTTCACTATCGTTTCTTAGATCATGCACGGGAAGAAAAAGGCCATGAAATACTTTTGATCAATGACCTCAGAACCTTAGGAAAATCAATCGATGACATCCAAGAGTTCCCCGAAACCTCCGTCTTCTATCAGAACCTTTTCTATTGGATTCAGAATAAGAATCCCATTGGTTTGTTCGGCTGGGTACTCAATCTTGAAGGGTTTGCCATCGAAGATGGTGATTACATCTATAATCGTGTTGTTGATGCCCACGGTAAAAAAGCAGCGACCTTTCTCAAAGTTCACTCTTCAGAGGATATCGAACATATCCAATCTGCAGTAGCATTCTTTGACAAGCTAAATGACGATGAAATCACAATGATTGGAGATAACTTTTCCCAATGTAGTATTCTTTTCAATGCCATCCTCCAAAAAATTATCAGCAGATCTCATGGTGCAAACGCTAAAGCTTAA
- a CDS encoding helix-turn-helix domain-containing protein produces the protein MNDISNQENLIRKNTIGQLIESHRRKNGITQKYLSESLGYASNQIVSNWERGLSQPPVDLLPKLATILKIDRNTLFDVIMDCQHGILELKKRRIKIALQ, from the coding sequence ATGAATGATATAAGTAATCAAGAAAATCTGATTCGAAAGAATACTATAGGGCAACTTATCGAGTCCCATAGGCGCAAGAATGGAATCACTCAGAAGTATTTGTCAGAATCCCTTGGGTATGCTTCCAACCAGATCGTCAGTAACTGGGAGAGAGGCTTATCTCAACCACCAGTAGATCTATTGCCCAAGCTTGCAACGATCCTGAAAATCGACCGAAATACCTTGTTCGATGTGATTATGGATTGTCAGCATGGTATTCTTGAATTGAAAAAACGTCGGATTAAGATTGCGCTCCAGTAG